Below is a window of Salvelinus namaycush isolate Seneca unplaced genomic scaffold, SaNama_1.0 Scaffold1696, whole genome shotgun sequence DNA.
TGTCAGTGCGTCAGTGCGTCAGTGCGTCTGTGTGTCAGTGCGTCAGTGcgtcagtgtgtcagtgtgtcagtgcGTCAGTGCGTCAGTGCGTCAGTGTGTCAGTGCGTCAGTGCGTCAGTGCGTCAGTGCGTCAGTGCGTCAGTGCGTCAGTGCGTCATTGTGTCATTGTGTCAGTGCGTCTGTGTGTCAGTGCGTCAGTGCGTCAGTGCATCAGTGCGTAAGTATGTCAATGTTCCTAGTCTTATTTTTTAATGTCttattgttgttgtattgttgGAAGAAACATGCAattaagcatttcgttggacggtgtatacTATACGTACATACAACTATTACAACTTGAAACTGTCCCTGTGCTCCTGAGTTAGagctgctcctctctccctctgcctctctcttcatctctctctgcctctctcttcctctccctctgcctctctcttcctctctctctgcctctctcttcctctccctctgcctctctcttcctctccctctgcctctctcttcctctctctctgcctctctcttcctctctctgcctctctcttcctctctctctgcctctcgcttcctctctctgcctctctctctcaatttcaatttattTCAAGAGGCTtgattggcatgggaaacataactaaacaataaaaagtgaacaataaacattacactcacaaaagttccaaaagaataaagatatTTCAGATACAGTGTTGAAACGAtatgcaaatagttcaagtacaaaagggaaaataaataaacatatcgtttgtattgacaatggtgtttgttcttcactggttgcccttttcttgtaacaggtcacaaatcgtgctgctgtgatgacacactgtggtatttcacccagtagatatgagagtttatcaacATTGGATTTGTAATATTTGTGggtctatccctctccctccctccctccctccctccctccctccctccctccctccctccctccctccctccctccctccctccctccctccctccctccctccctccatctctctctctctctctctctctttctctctctctctctgtctctctttctctctctctctctctctctccgagaCTGTATCAAGGCTATACAAAGTATCCTCATGAAGAAAGTCTCCCTCTACGACCATAAACCCACCGTAGAAGAGATCATCCCACTAAAGCCTTTGAGTCTACGCAGTAAAGCCTAGTCCTCCCTATAACTAATGGTTATGGCCATCACAGCTGACAACATGATCCGGTAGGGTTGAAAAAAGACTCATGCATCCTAAAGCGGATGCTGTTGTTATTTACCTGTGAGGAGAAAGCATCTTCTGCATCCCAAAAGTGCatcctagtccctatatagtgcactacttttgacaattTGGTACACATGTATTCAGGGCAAAATGTAGGGATTTTATATCTGTCAGATGGGATACAAGCCTATGGCTACACTATTCACTCTAAAACATGTTTAGTTCACCAAGTccttaataaaataaaatgaattgtgtggatactaaatggactgttgAGACAGTGCTTAGCGACTTAGCACTGTATGTTTCCCGTAGAGAAGCAAAGGAAACACTGCCAAAAGCTCTTCAAGAACTGGGCTCTAAAGAAACACCCTTGAAAAGCTCCTTCACAGACGGAAACATAAACTGGTTCTTTACAGTTAAACAGCCCTCGGTCTCAATAGGGGTTCAATGGTTCAAGAGAGAGAAGGTATATTCCTTCCACGTCTGTTCCCCAGGCCCAGTACTGTTCTCTGTTTCCCTATGCTCCAGTCTAAATAGGTAGCCTACCCACAGCAGCCTAAAAAAACACATCTGTTCCCCAGGCCTAGTACTCCTGTACTGTTCTCTGTTCCATGGGCTCAGTACTCCAGTCTCCCTAGACCCAGCAGTTGTCTACTCTCAGCAGGCAGCCTGCCCACAGCAGGGGCTCTCCGCAACGCCAGCCTCATCCAGACTCTCGTCCTAGCCCCTGATAGACGAGGCCTGTCAGACTGACTCTGATTGATTATTGATTGCAATCATCTCCTTCTTTCCATGTGGGTATGTACAGTCATTTCTTCGTCAGACTCTTTGATAAGACTGTCTTGCATTGGCAGGCTGCAGatagcagccagtcagtcagccagttggCCACATGAGGAATCTATTCCCCCTGGATAGGAGGAGATGGGATGAGGGATGGGGGAGCGAGGGATGACATGGGATGATGGAAGAGCGGATGTGGTGggatgagggatggaggaggaggaggggatgagatggAATGAGGGACGGGGGAGCAGGGAATGACATGGGGGAGGCACGGGGGAGCAGGGAATGACATGGGGGAGGGATGGGGTAGCAGTGGACGAGATGTGATGAGgaatgggggaagagagaggtgccCTGCCACTGCAGTGCCCTGTGTTTggagcaggttgacgtttattgggacGACTCTTGTCCTGGTGGCAGAGCTGAGCGGTGTCTGCTAGGCGCGCCAGCCGCAAACTCAGAGCTGGCCAcgctgcagagctgcctccagaacaagattcatgccAATAAATACAAACGTGAGCGTTTGAAACTGTGCTGCTTCTGTTGAAATCTGCTGTGGAATTCTGGTGTGGAATTCTGCTGTGGAATTCTGCTGTGGAATTCTACTGTGGAATTCTGCTGTGGAATTCTACTGTGGAATTCTGCTGTGGAATTCTACTGTGGAAATCTGCTGTGGAATTCTGCTGTGGAATTCTACTGTGGAATTCTGCTGTGGAATTCTGCTGTGGAATTCTGCAGTGGAATTCTGCTGTGGAATTCTGCTGTGGAATACTCAGCGGAATAATCCGGGGGGTTGGGatatggaaagagagaggaacagcaGAATGACAGGATTAATGTTCTACTGAGCAGATTGCCTCCATGAAAATAGCCTAGATAACTGTCAGTACTGAATCACCAGGCGGCATCACATCCGTGATTCGGAgacccgtagggcggcgcacaattggcccagcgtcgtccgggtttggcccggggtaggccgtcattgtaaataagaatttgttcttaactgacttgcctagttaaataaagattacacacacattaccccatgttGATCTGACTAACATTACACCATGTTGATCAGGCTAACATTACCCCATGTTAATCTGACTAACATTACCCCATGTTGATCTGCCTAACATTACCCCCATGTTAATCTGACTAACATTACCCCATGTTGATCTGACTAACATTACCCCCATGTTAATCTGACTAACATTAACCCATGTTGATCTGACTAACATTACCCCCATGTTAATCTGACTAACATTACCCCATGTTGATCTGACTAACATTACCCCCATGTTAATCTGACTAACATTACCCCATGTTGATCTGACTAACATTACCCCATGTTGATCTGCCTGACATTACCCCATGTTAATCTGACTAACATTACCCCATGTTGATCTGCCTAACATTACCCACATGTTAATCTGACTAACATTACCCAATGTTAATCTGACTAACATTACCCCCATGTTAATCTGACTAACATTACCCCATGTTGATCTGACTAACATTACCCCCATGTTAATCTGACTAACATTACCCCATGTTGATCTGCCTGACATTACCCCATGTTGATCTGCCTGACATTACCCCATGTTAATCTCCCTAACATTACCCCATGTTAATCTGCCTAACATTACCCCATGTTAATCTGACTAATGTTACCCAATGTTAATCTGCCTGACATTACCCCATGTTAATCTGACTAACATTACCCCATGTTGATCTGCCTAACATTACCCCCATGTTAATCTGACTAACATTACCCCATGTTAATCTGGCTAACATTACCCCATGTTAATCTGACTAACATTACCCCATGTTAATCTGACTAACATTACCCCATGTTGATCTGACTAACATTACCCCATGTTGATCTGCCTAACATTACCTTCATGTTAATCTGCCTAACATTACCCCATGTTATTCTGACTAACATTACCCCATGTTTATCTTCCTGACATTACCCCCATGTTACTCTGCCTAACATTACCCCCATGTTAATCTGCTTGACATTACCCCATGTTAATCTGACTAACATTACGCCCATGTTAATCTGCCTAACATTATCCCATGTTAATCTGCCTAACATTACCCCATGTTAATCTGCTTGACATTACCCCATGTTGATCTGCCTAAAATTACCCCATGTTAATCTGCCTAACATTACCCCATGTTGATCTGCCTGACATTACCCCATGTTGATCTGCCTGACATTACCCCATGTTAATCTGCCTAACATTACCCCATGTTGATCTGACTAACATTACCCCATGTTAATCTGACTGACATTACCCCATGTTAATCTGCCTAACATTACCCCATGTTAATCTGCCTGACATTACCCCATGTTAATCTGACTAATATTACCCTATGTTAATCTGACTAACATTACCCCCATGTTAATCTGACTAACATCACCCCATGTTGATCAGCCTAACATTACCCCATGTTAATCTGACTAACATTACCCCATGTTGATCTGCCTAACATTACCCACATGTTAATCTGACTAACATTAACCCATGTTGATCTGACTAACATTACCCCCATGTTAATCTGACTAACATTACCCCATGTTGATCTGACTAACATTACCCCCATGTTAATCTGACTAACATTACCCCATGTTGATCTGCCTGACATTACCCCATGTTGATCTGCCTGACATTACCCCATGTTAATCTGCCTAACATTACCCCATGTTAATCTGCCTAACATTACCCCATGTTAATCTGACTAACGTTACCCAATGTTAATCTACCTGACATTACCCCATGTTAATCTGACTAACATTACCCCATGTTGATCTGCCTAACATTACCCCCATGTTAATCTGACTAACATTACCCCATGTTAATCTGGCTAACATTACCACATGTTAATCTGACTAACATTACCCCATGTTAATCTGACTAACATTACCCCATGTTAATCTGACTAACATTACCCCATGTTGATCTGACTAACATTACCCCCATGTTAATCTGACTAACATTACCCACATGTTAATCTGACTAACATTACCCAATGTTAATCTGACTAACATTACCCCCATGTTAATCTGACTAACATTACCCCATGTTGATCTGACTAACATTACCCCCATGTTAATCTGACTAACATTACCCCATGTTGATCTGACTAACATTACCCCCATGTTAATCTGACTAACATTACCCCATGTTGATCTGCCTGACATTACCCCATGTTGATCTGCCTGACATTACCCCATGTTAATCTGCCTAACATTACCCCATGTTAATCTGACTAACGTTACCCAATGTTAATCTGCCTGACATTACCCCATGTTAATCTGACTAACATTACCCCATGTTGATCTGCCTAACATTACCCCATGTTAATCTGACTAACATTACCCCATGTTAATCTGACTAACATTACCCCATGTTGATCTGACTAACATTACCCCATGTTGATCTGCCTAACATTACCTTCATGTTAATCTGCCTAACATTACCCCATGTTATTCTGACTAACATTACCCCCATGTTTATCTTCCTGACATTACCCCCATGTTACTCTGCCTAACATTACCCCCATGTTAATCTGCTTGACATTACCCCATGTTAATCTGACTAACATTATCCCCATGTTAATCTGCCTAACATTACCCCATGTTAATCTGACTAACATTACCCCATGTTGATCTGACTAACATTACCCCCATGTTAATCTGACTAACATTACCCCATGTTGATCTGACTAACATTACCCCATGTTAATCTGACTGACATTACCCCATGTTAATCTGCCTAACATTACCCCATGTTAATCTGCCTGACATTACCCCATGTTAATCTGACTAATATTACCCCATGTTAATCTGACTAACATTACCCCCATGTTAATCTGACTAACATCACCCCATGTTGATCAGCCTAACATTACCCCATGTTAATCTGACTAACATTACCCCATGTTGATCTGCCTAACATTACCCACATGTTAATCTGACTAACATTAACCCATGTTGATCTGACTAACATTACCCCCATGTTAATCTGACTAACATTACCCCATGTTGATCTGACTAACATTACCCCCATGTTAATCTGACTAACATTACCCCATGTTGATCTGCCTGACATTACCCCATGTTGATCTGCCTGACATTACCCCATGTTAATCTGCCTAACATTACCCCATGTTAATCTGCCTAACATTACCCCATGTTAATCTGACTAACGTTACCCAATGTTAATCTACCTGACATTACCCCATGTTAATCTGACTAACATTACCCCATGTTGATCTGCCTAACATTACCCCCATGTTAATCTGACTAACATTACCCCATGTTAATCTGGCTAACATTACCACATGTTAATCTGACTAACATTACCCCATGTTAATCTGACTAACATTACCCCATGTTGATCTGACTAACATTACCCCATGTTGATCTGCCTAACATTACCTTCATGTTAATCTGCCTAACATTACCCCATGTTATTCTGACTAACATTACCCCATGTTTATCTTCCTGACATTACCCCCATGTTACTCTGCCTAACATTACCCCCATGTTAATCTGCTTGACATTACCCCATGTTAATCTGACTAACATTACCCCCATGTTAATCTGCCTAACATTATCCCATGTTAATCTGCCTGACATTACCCCATGTTGATCTGCCTGACATTACCCCATGTTGATCTGCCTGACATTACCCCATGTTAATCTGCCTGACATTACCCCATGTTGATCTGCCTGACATTACCCCATGTTAATCTGACTAACATTACCCCATGTTAATCTGACTAACATTACCCCATGTTTATCTGACTAACATTACCCCCATGTTAATCTGACTAACATTACCCCCATGTTAATCTGACTAACATTACCCCATGTTAATCTGACTAACATTACCCCCATGTTAATCTGACTAACATTACCCCCATGTTAATCTGACTAACATTACCCCATGTTAATCTGACTAACATTACCCCATGTTAATCTGACTAACATTACCCCATGTTAATCTGACTGATAGTATTTACATACATGGAGATGGAGACTGGAGTTacattccaaatggcatcctatacaGTGCACTGCTTTGACCAGAGcagaagtgcactataaagggcatagcgtgccatttgggacgtagtctGGGAGGTAGGAGATGTTTAAACTGGACAGTGTAACCACGGGTTATAGTCCGGTTCTGCTAGCTAGGGCCATCACTGCTAAACCATTGATTGGGTCAATGGTCCCAGGTGGCCCAATAGTGGGAAGATCATGTCGTGCATGGCTGGCATTAAAATAGAGAAAtgagtcccaaacggcaccctattccctatttagtgtactactttagaccagagccctagtgtctatttggtgcactactttagaccagagccctagaccctatatagtgcactacgtttgaccagagctcaTAGCTAATGGAACATAGAATAGGATGCATTTGGGACACGGATTCTTCCTCGAGCAGCCTGAGCTGAAGCTATAAACCACATCCATTTTAAATTCCATTAGCAGCAGCCAGCTCCCTCTACAATCACAggctagcttctctctctgcctattggctaggttctctctctgcctattggctaggttctctctctgcctattggctagGTTCTCTCTCTGCCTATTCGCTAGGTTCTCTCTCTGCCTATTCGCTAGGTTCTCTCTCTGCCTAGTGAAGGCTTTGAATTTAAATCAGCAAAACTAACAGTTTCCAGCATGCAAAtacccttcctctctgtctctctctgtctctgtctctctctaccacccccttctccctctctctctctctctctctctctctgtctttctctaccacccccttctccctctctctctctctccctctcactatccccctctctccctccctctctctcactacccctccctctctctctctctctctctctctctctctctctctctctctctctctctctctctctctctctctctctctctctctctctctcactaccaccccccacctctctctctctctctctctctctcactaccacccccctccctctctctctctctctctctccctctctctctctctcactaccacccccaacctctctctctctctctctcactaccaccccccccctctctctctctctctctctctcactacccccccccccctctctctctctctctctcactaccacccccccacctccctctctctctctctctcactaccaccccccacctctctctctctctctctctctcactaccacccccccccccctctctctctctctctctctctcactaccaccccccctctccctttcattctatctctctctctctctggtgcatGGTAAAGGCCAAAAGGAGAATGCAGCACAGGCTCTATGCAACTATGTAACTGACTCTGGGCAATACTCCTCTCCTCAACTTTCATCTAATCTTCACCAGTCTGCAAGTACGGAGGTCTGGGTACAGCAGTAGGTATTAGAGGTCTGGGTACAGCAGTAGGTATTAGAGGTCTGGGTACAGCAGTAGGTATTAGAGGTCTGGGTACAGCAGTAGGAATTAGAGGTCTGGGTACAGCAGTAGGTATTAGAGGTCTGGGTACAGCAGTAGGTATTAGAGGTCTGGGTACAGCAGTAGGTATTAGAGGTCTGGGTACAGCAGTATGTATTAGAGGTCTGGGTACAGCAGTAGGTATTAGAGGTCTGGGTACAGCAGTAGGTATTAGAGGTCTGGGTATAGCAGTAGGTATTAGAGGTCTGGGTACAGCAGTAGGTATTAGAGGTCTGGGTACAGCAGTAGGTATTAGAGGTCTGGGTACAGCAGTAGGTATTAGAGGTCTGGGTACAGCAGTAGGTATTAGAGGTCTGGGTACAGCAGTAGGTATTAGAGGTCTGGGTACAGCAGTAGGTATTAGAGGTCTGGGTACAGCAGTAGGTATTAGAGGTCTGGGTACAGCAGTAGGTATTAAAGGTCTGGGTACAGCAGTAGGTATTAGAGGTCTGGGTACAGCAGTAGGTATTAGAGACCTGGGTACAGCAGTAGGTATTAGAGGTCTGGGTACAGCAGTAGGTATTAGAGGTCTGGGTACAGCAGTAGGTATTAGAGGTCTGGGTACAGCAGTAGGTATTAGAGGTCTGGGTACAGCAGTAGGTATTAGAGGTCTGGGTACAACAGTAGGTATTAGAGGTCTGGGTACAGCAGGAGGTATTAGAGGTCTGGGTACAGCAGTAGGTATTAGAGGTCTGGGTACAGCAGTAGGTATTAGAGGTCTGGGTACAGCAGTAGGTATTAGAGGTCTGGGTACAGCAGTAGGTATTAGAGGTCTGGGTACAGCAGTAGGTATTAGAGGTCTGGGTACAGCAGTAGGTATTAGAGGTCTGGGAACAGCAGTAGGTATTAGAGGTCTGGGTACAGCAGTAGGTATTAGAGGTCTGGGTACAGCAGTAGGTATTAGAGGTCTGGGTACAGCAGTAGGTATTAGAGGTCTGGGTACAGCAGTAGGTATTAGAGGTCTGGGTACAGCAGTAGGTATTAGAGGTCTGGGTACAGCAGTAGGTATTAGAGGTCTGGGTACAGCAGTAGGTATTAGAGGTCTGGGTACAGCAGTAGGTATTAGAGGTCTGGGTACAGCAGTAGGTATTAGAGGTCTGGGTACAGCAGTAGGTATTAGAGGTCTGGGTACAGCAGTAGGTATTAGAGGTCTGGGTACAGCAGTAGGTATTAGAGGTCTGGGTACAGCAGTAGGTGTTAGAGGTCTGGGTACAGCAGTAGGTATTAGAGGTCTGGGTACAGCAGTAGGTATTAGAGGTCTGGGTACAGCAGTAGGTATTAGAGGTCTGGGTACAGGGTTATAGAGACAGGAAGTAGGTATTAGAGGTCTGGGTACAGGGTTATAGAGACAGGAAGTAGGTATTAGAGGTCTGGGTACAGGGTTATAGAGACAGGAAGTAGGTATTAGAGGTCTGGGTACAGGGTTATAGAGACAGGAAGTAGGTATTACCGGTCTGGGTACAGGGTTATAGAGACAGGAAGTAGGTATTAGAGGTCTGGGTACAGTGTTATAGAGACAGGAAGTAGGTATTACCGGTCTGGGTACAGGGTTATAGAGACAGGAAGTAGGTATTAGAGGTCTGGGTACAGGGTTATAGAGACAGGAAGTAGGTATTAGAGGTCTGGGTACAGGGTTATAGAGACAGGAAGTAGGTATTAGAGGTCTGGGTACAGGGTTATAGAGACAGGAAGTAGGTATTAGAGGTCTGGGTACAGGGTTATAGAGACAGGAAGTAGGTATTAGAGGTCTGGGTACAGGGTTATAGAGACAGGAAGTAGGTATTACCGGTCTGGGTACAGGGTTATAGAGACAGGAAGTAGGTATTAGAGGTCTGGGTACAGGGTTATAGAGACAGGAAGTAGGTATTACCGGTCTGGGTACAGGGTTATAGAGACAGGAAGTAGGTATTAGAGGTCTGGGTACAGGGTTATAGAGACAGGAAGTAGGTATTAGAGGTCTGGGTACAGGGTTATAGAGACAGGAAGTAGGTATTAGAGGTCTGGGTACAGGGTTATAGAGACAGGAAGTAGGTATTAGAGGACTGGGTACAGGGTTATAGAGACAGGAAGTAGGTATTACCGGTCTGGGTACAGGTTTATAGAGACAGGGAGTAGGTATTAGAGGTCTGGGTACAGGGTTATAGAGACAGGAAGTAGGTATTACCGGTCTGGGTACAGGGTTATAGAGACAGGAAGTAGGTATTAGAGGTCTGGGTACAGGGTTATAGAGACAGGAACTAGGTATTACCGGTCTGGGTACAGGGTTATAGAGACAGGAAGTAGGTATTAGAGGTCTGGGTACAGGGTTATAGAGACAGGAAGTAGGTATTAGAGGTCTGGGTACAGATTACTGTAGCGAATCAATCTCCATCAGAAGACAACTGCAGCTGCTAGAGGATAACAGCGACCTAGAACACTGTACCACACTTTGAGACCTAGAACACTGTACCACACTGTGAGACCTAGAACACACTGTGAGACCTAGAACACTGTACCACACTGTGAGACCTAGAACACTGTACCACACTGTGAGACCTAGAACACACTGTGAGACCTAGAACACACTGTGAGACCTAGAACACACCGTGAGACCTAGAACACACCGTGAGACCTAGAACACACCGTGAGACCTAGAACACACCGTGAGACCTAGAACACACCGTGAGACCTAGAACACACCGTGAGACCTAGAACACACCGTGAGACCTAGAATCTCCTTTCTGTCATTATAGGTGGGGAGAAGGCAGGCAAGttggctgacagacagacataattAACCAGGCCTTTATTTGGGTTCTCTTAGTCATCTCTCTCACAGAACTCAGGAGATTCATTAtgatggaggagggggggaggagggcaTTGGGCTGGGGGACGGGGGACGGCAGAATGAAACAGCTGTTGCTGTCTCTCACTCGTCTATCTCCCTGAGGTGCATCCTATTAATTACCTTACATCACATCTACCTGGCCGCCCAGAAAGGTTTTCCTGACTAACGAGCTATACCAATCAATCATCACTTGGTGAAGACTTGGCGTTGCCATTGACAACATCTGCACAGTGATACCCACAGGAAGCCTAACAGATGCTAAACAAAATCtcaacatgggggggggggggtactaaaACCATAGAACCAAACAAAACACAGCAACCTTTGACCTAAACCTTACAAACATGTTCCCACTACAATACGTTAACTTCCTGCACCAAATCAAACCCCAGTGGATATTGATTATCTGTGACCTCTAAATCCGCCTCGTTCATTCCACCGTCACTAAAAAACCCATATCGGAAGAGGCGAAGGGCCACGTTAGTTTCCATGGAAACAGAGATAACGCGTAGACACGAGGTGGAAGATTCTCCGAGCAGATTGTTACTACGCTGGGTTTAATCCAGAGAGAGGTACGGGTAGGGAAATGTCTTCAAActgttcttttttttctctccttgAGATGTCAGGACTAACAATCTGGGATATCAATTACTGGTTTATCAACATCGACAAAGCAACCGGTCTCTGGTGAGTATTGGCATTAACATAAACACGCAAAATTAAAGAAGATTGTAGATATGGGAAATTGGCACGGTATTAATGAGAAAAGAGGCAGCATCTgtgctggcaccctattccctatatagtgcactacttttgacctgttctggcaccctattccctatatagtgcactacttttgacctgttctggcaccctattccct
It encodes the following:
- the LOC120037316 gene encoding keratin-associated protein 10-4-like — encoded protein: MNLLSSTSNTYCCTQTSNTYCCTQTSNTYCCTQTSNTYCCTQTSNTYCCTQTSNTYCCTQTSNTYCCTQTSNTYCCTQTSNTYCCTQTSNTYCCTQTSNTYCCTQTSNTYCCTQTSNTYCCTQTSNTYCCTQTSNTYCCTQTSNTYCCTQTSNTYCCSQTSNTYCCTQTSNTYCCTQTSNTYCCTQTSNTYCCTQTSNTYCCTQTSNTYCCTQTSNTSCCTQTSNTYCCTQTSNTYCCTQTSNTYCCTQTSNTYCCTQTSNTYCCTQTSNTYCCTQVSNTYCCTQTSNTYCCTQTFNTYCCTQTSNTYCCTQTSNTYCCTQTSNTYCCTQTSNTYCCTQTSNTYCCTQTSNTYCCTQTSNTYCCTQTSNTYCYTQTSNTYCCTQTSNTYCCTQTSNTYCCTQTSNTYCCTQTSNTYCCTQTSNTYCCTQTSNSYCCTQTSNTYCCTQTSNTYCCTQTSNTYCCTQTSVLADW